In the genome of Rhizobium sp. NXC24, one region contains:
- the traA gene encoding Ti-type conjugative transfer relaxase TraA, whose protein sequence is MAVPHFSVSIVARGSGRSAVLSAAYRHCAKMEYEREARTIDYTRKQGLLHEEFVIPADAPNWLRAMIADRSVSGASEAFWNSVETFEKRVDAQLAKDVTIALPVELSTARNIELVRDFVERHITSNGMVADWVYHDAPGNPHVHLMTTLRPLAEDGFGAKKIAVTGPDGKPVRNDASKIVYELWAGSLDDFNAFRDGWFACQNRHLARAGLDLRVDGRSFEKQGIDLTPTIHLGVGAKAIERKSAEAERLPSLERLELQEERRAENARRIRRRPELVLDLITREKSVFDERDVAKILHRYIDDAGLFQSLMARILQSSDTLRLERERIEFSSGQRVPARYTTRELIRLEAELANRAIWLSQRSSHGVADAVREATFAHHLRLSDEQRTAIAHVIGGERIAAVIGRAGAGKTTMMKAAREAWEAAGYRVVGGALAGKAAEGLVKEAGIVSRTLSSWELRWNQGRNQLDDRTVFVLDEAGMVSSRQMALFVEAATKSGAKLVLVGDPEQLQPIEAGAAFRAIADRIGYAELETIYRQREQWMREASLDLARGNIGKAVEAYRAQGRISEADLKADAVQALIADWNRDYDPQKSSLILAHLRREVRMLNDMTRAKLIERGLVAEGFAFRTEDGHRKFAAGDQIVFLKNEGSLGVKNGMLAKVVEAAPGRIVAEVGEGEHRRQVTVEQRFYANLDHGYAITIHKSQGATVDRVKVLASLSLDRHLTYVAMTRHREDLSFYYGRRSFAKAGGLISILSRGQAKETTLDYASGRFYAQALRFADARGLHLVNVARTVVRDRLEWTVRQKSKLAELGARLATIAGRLGLFAGAAKTTQSHRINEAKPMVSGITTFPKSLEQAVEDRLAADPGLKKQWEEVSTRFHLVYAQPESAFKAVNVNAMLKDESIAKSTLARIGSEPERFGALKGKTGILASHADRQEREKAQTNAPALARNLERYLRQRAEAERKFEVEERALRLKVSIDIPALSQGAKQILERVRDAIDRNDLPAGLEYALADKMMKAELEGFAKAVSERFGERIFLSLAAKDPIGQTFNAVTSGMTAGQKAEVQAAWSSMRTVQQLAAHERTTEALKHAETMRQTKSQGLSLK, encoded by the coding sequence TACCGGCATTGCGCGAAGATGGAGTACGAGCGCGAAGCCCGCACGATCGACTACACGCGCAAGCAGGGCCTGCTGCATGAAGAGTTCGTCATCCCGGCCGATGCACCGAATTGGCTGCGGGCGATGATCGCCGATCGCTCCGTCTCCGGGGCCTCCGAAGCCTTCTGGAATAGCGTCGAAACTTTCGAGAAGCGTGTCGATGCCCAGCTCGCCAAGGACGTGACCATTGCGCTGCCGGTGGAACTCTCGACCGCGCGGAACATCGAGCTGGTGAGGGATTTCGTCGAGCGGCACATCACATCGAACGGGATGGTGGCGGACTGGGTCTATCACGATGCGCCCGGCAACCCGCATGTGCACCTGATGACGACGCTCCGGCCACTTGCCGAAGACGGGTTCGGCGCCAAGAAGATCGCAGTGACCGGCCCTGACGGCAAGCCGGTGCGCAACGATGCCAGCAAGATCGTCTATGAACTCTGGGCCGGTAGCCTCGACGATTTCAACGCCTTTCGCGACGGCTGGTTTGCCTGTCAGAACCGGCATCTGGCGCGTGCCGGCCTCGATCTCCGCGTCGACGGCCGATCCTTCGAGAAGCAGGGGATCGATCTGACGCCGACTATCCACCTCGGTGTCGGCGCCAAGGCGATCGAGCGGAAGTCGGCGGAAGCCGAGCGGCTCCCTTCGCTGGAGCGGCTGGAGCTGCAGGAGGAGCGCCGGGCGGAAAACGCCCGGCGCATCCGGCGCCGTCCCGAGCTGGTGCTCGACCTGATCACCCGGGAGAAGAGCGTCTTCGACGAACGTGACGTTGCCAAGATCCTCCACCGCTACATTGACGACGCCGGCCTCTTCCAAAGCCTGATGGCAAGAATCCTGCAGAGCTCGGACACGCTCCGGCTCGAGCGTGAGCGGATCGAATTTTCGAGCGGACAACGCGTACCGGCAAGATACACGACACGGGAGCTCATCCGGCTCGAAGCGGAACTGGCCAACCGGGCGATCTGGCTGTCTCAACGCTCCTCCCACGGCGTTGCGGACGCCGTGCGCGAAGCTACCTTTGCCCATCATCTGCGCCTGTCGGACGAGCAGAGGACGGCGATCGCCCATGTTATCGGCGGTGAGCGCATCGCCGCGGTGATCGGGCGCGCCGGCGCCGGCAAGACGACGATGATGAAAGCCGCGCGTGAGGCCTGGGAAGCCGCCGGCTATCGCGTCGTCGGTGGGGCGCTTGCGGGCAAGGCGGCTGAGGGCCTGGTGAAGGAAGCGGGCATTGTCTCCCGCACGCTGTCATCCTGGGAACTGCGCTGGAACCAAGGCCGCAATCAGCTGGACGACAGGACCGTATTCGTTCTCGATGAAGCGGGCATGGTGTCGTCGCGGCAGATGGCACTATTCGTCGAAGCGGCGACCAAGTCCGGCGCCAAACTGGTGCTTGTCGGAGATCCGGAACAGCTTCAGCCGATCGAAGCCGGCGCTGCCTTCCGCGCCATTGCCGATCGGATCGGCTATGCCGAGCTCGAAACCATCTATCGCCAGCGCGAACAGTGGATGCGCGAGGCGTCGCTCGATCTCGCCCGCGGCAATATCGGCAAAGCGGTCGAAGCCTATCGCGCCCAGGGTCGCATCAGTGAAGCCGATCTCAAGGCCGATGCCGTGCAGGCGCTGATTGCCGATTGGAACCGCGACTACGATCCGCAAAAGTCGAGCCTCATTCTTGCGCACTTGCGTCGTGAAGTCCGCATGCTCAACGACATGACCCGCGCAAAGCTCATCGAACGCGGCCTCGTAGCCGAGGGTTTCGCCTTCCGGACCGAAGACGGTCACCGGAAATTCGCAGCCGGCGACCAGATCGTGTTCTTGAAGAACGAGGGTTCGCTCGGCGTCAAGAACGGCATGCTGGCGAAGGTCGTTGAAGCGGCGCCGGGGCGTATCGTCGCGGAAGTCGGAGAAGGCGAACACCGCCGCCAGGTCACGGTCGAACAACGCTTCTACGCCAATCTCGATCACGGCTATGCCATCACGATCCATAAGAGCCAGGGCGCCACCGTGGATCGGGTGAAGGTCCTGGCGTCCTTGTCGCTCGATCGCCATCTCACCTACGTTGCCATGACCCGTCATCGCGAGGACCTTAGCTTCTATTACGGCCGCCGATCCTTCGCCAAGGCGGGCGGCCTGATCTCGATCCTGTCGCGCGGACAAGCCAAGGAAACGACGCTCGATTATGCGAGCGGGCGCTTCTACGCCCAAGCCCTTCGCTTCGCCGACGCCCGTGGCCTTCACCTCGTTAACGTCGCACGCACGGTCGTTCGCGACAGGCTCGAATGGACCGTCCGGCAAAAGTCGAAGCTCGCCGAGCTTGGCGCACGTCTGGCGACGATCGCCGGCAGGCTTGGTCTGTTCGCCGGCGCGGCCAAGACCACTCAATCGCACAGGATCAACGAGGCAAAACCAATGGTATCGGGCATCACCACGTTCCCAAAATCGCTGGAACAGGCCGTCGAAGACCGGCTTGCCGCCGACCCCGGCTTGAAGAAGCAATGGGAGGAGGTCTCGACCCGCTTCCACCTCGTCTACGCCCAGCCGGAAAGCGCGTTCAAGGCCGTCAACGTCAACGCGATGCTGAAGGACGAGAGCATTGCGAAATCCACGTTGGCTAGGATCGGATCGGAGCCTGAACGCTTCGGCGCGCTCAAGGGCAAGACCGGGATACTCGCCAGCCACGCCGACAGACAGGAGCGAGAAAAGGCACAAACGAATGCGCCGGCGTTGGCCCGTAATTTGGAGCGTTATTTGCGCCAGCGGGCGGAGGCGGAGCGCAAGTTCGAGGTCGAAGAACGCGCTCTCCGTCTGAAGGTCTCGATCGATATTCCCGCGCTGTCGCAAGGTGCAAAGCAGATCCTCGAGCGCGTTCGCGATGCGATCGACCGCAACGACCTGCCCGCCGGCCTCGAATATGCACTTGCCGACAAAATGATGAAGGCGGAACTGGAGGGTTTCGCCAAGGCGGTATCGGAGCGGTTCGGCGAGCGAATCTTCCTGTCGCTTGCTGCAAAGGACCCCATTGGACAGACCTTCAATGCCGTCACGTCGGGAATGACGGCAGGGCAGAAGGCAGAGGTTCAAGCGGCATGGAGTTCGATGCGGACGGTGCAGCAACTCGCCGCTCATGAGCGTACGACCGAGGCGCTGAAGCACGCGGAGACAATGCGTCAGACGAAGAGCCAGGGGCTCTCGCTAAAATGA
- the traF gene encoding conjugative transfer signal peptidase TraF, whose product MKTPVFAFCTRSAQRTHAVVLLALAASVASGGVAAAIVGGFRINLTPSEPLGLWRIVALDRPAARGDLVFICPPLTAAIREGRARGYLRVGSCPGAIAPLIKTIIAVAGQHVEIGAHVTIDGRPIPFSDLTERDGAGRPMTPFPGGVVPAGSVFVYSAFRSSYDSRYFGPLPASGIVGLAQQVLTYAP is encoded by the coding sequence ATGAAAACACCCGTGTTTGCGTTCTGTACGCGAAGCGCTCAAAGGACCCATGCAGTCGTGCTCTTGGCCCTGGCGGCATCCGTCGCTAGCGGCGGTGTTGCTGCCGCAATCGTCGGCGGCTTTCGCATCAACTTGACACCGAGCGAACCCCTCGGCCTCTGGCGTATCGTGGCGCTCGATCGCCCGGCAGCTCGCGGGGATCTCGTTTTCATTTGCCCCCCGCTTACGGCGGCAATACGGGAGGGGCGCGCGCGAGGGTATCTCCGCGTTGGATCCTGCCCGGGCGCGATCGCTCCGCTCATCAAGACAATCATCGCTGTAGCCGGGCAGCATGTCGAAATCGGTGCGCACGTGACGATCGACGGGCGCCCGATCCCATTTTCCGACCTCACTGAGCGGGACGGCGCGGGTCGACCAATGACGCCATTTCCCGGCGGTGTCGTGCCGGCGGGAAGCGTTTTTGTCTATTCAGCGTTCAGGAGTTCCTATGACTCCCGTTATTTCGGCCCCCTGCCAGCTTCCGGCATCGTCGGCCTGGCGCAACAGGTGCTCACCTATGCGCCTTGA
- a CDS encoding conjugal transfer protein TraB — MRLDQLQSALPIPASIIVGVVGWSGHVLLLPVTFGFPILWMLARTRLIAAFVAAGYFLAASRGLPQGVATFYVSDLLPGLLLWLCASLSFIGVHTVFWTRCGSTRPFRYLAASVLMTIPPFGITGWAHPITATGVLFPGWGWWGLVAGTAGLIGLVTRAWPAIVIALSGLWLWSAAVWTVPALPEAWQGVDLELGASLGRDISLQRHRDLIATVKDRVSGGSRRIVLPESALGSWTPTTERLWVKALEGTDISVIAGASVVNSGGYDNVLIAISGNGAQLLYQERMPVPGSMWQPWRPLLSQSGGAQAHLFANPTVTVADHRLAPLICYEQLIIWPVLQSMLYHPDVIVAAGNGWWTKGTPIVAIQRASTQAWARLFDKPLVISFNT; from the coding sequence ATGCGCCTTGACCAACTTCAGTCCGCCCTCCCGATTCCCGCTTCTATCATCGTCGGAGTGGTAGGATGGAGTGGCCACGTTCTGCTTCTTCCGGTCACTTTCGGGTTTCCAATTCTCTGGATGCTTGCGCGAACGCGGTTGATTGCCGCGTTTGTCGCGGCTGGCTATTTCCTGGCGGCCTCTCGGGGATTACCCCAAGGTGTCGCGACCTTCTACGTCTCCGATCTCTTGCCGGGCCTGTTGCTCTGGCTCTGCGCGTCGCTGAGCTTTATCGGCGTCCACACAGTATTCTGGACGAGATGCGGCTCTACGCGGCCATTTCGTTATCTTGCTGCGTCCGTACTTATGACAATTCCACCATTCGGCATCACCGGTTGGGCACATCCGATCACAGCCACGGGTGTACTGTTTCCAGGATGGGGATGGTGGGGATTGGTCGCCGGGACAGCCGGCCTCATCGGCCTTGTAACCCGTGCTTGGCCAGCTATCGTCATCGCCCTTTCAGGTCTGTGGCTTTGGTCCGCCGCAGTCTGGACCGTGCCGGCCCTACCGGAAGCATGGCAGGGCGTCGATCTCGAATTGGGCGCTTCGCTCGGCCGCGACATCAGTCTGCAGCGCCACCGTGATCTGATTGCCACGGTGAAGGATCGAGTATCTGGCGGCAGCCGTCGGATCGTGTTGCCCGAAAGCGCCCTCGGCTCTTGGACACCGACCACGGAGCGCCTGTGGGTAAAAGCTCTGGAGGGAACGGACATATCCGTTATCGCCGGCGCCTCAGTTGTCAATTCGGGCGGATACGACAACGTTCTGATTGCGATCTCCGGTAATGGTGCGCAACTCCTTTATCAAGAGCGCATGCCGGTTCCAGGTTCGATGTGGCAACCCTGGCGCCCCCTGCTTAGTCAGAGTGGCGGCGCGCAGGCGCATCTCTTCGCAAATCCGACGGTGACGGTTGCCGACCATCGGCTAGCACCACTGATCTGCTATGAGCAACTGATCATATGGCCTGTCCTCCAGTCCATGCTGTATCATCCGGATGTCATTGTTGCCGCCGGCAATGGATGGTGGACCAAAGGAACCCCTATTGTCGCCATCCAGCGCGCAAGCACGCAAGCCTGGGCGCGCCTGTTCGACAAACCCCTCGTCATCTCCTTCAACACCTGA
- a CDS encoding TraH family protein encodes MLDAALIQQCADPSLASTIVEQFVTAAGSADPLAVTVKSDGRLILVPKATSADEAMAIVRQYVEQAEVRVGLTQFPAGVGVKEAADLTLDLVDTCENLRKGTTMFAKVLRIVARWYGNPKSDDVFRQIFEDALYAWKTGEFEGVRVFQAQDPGASIELPRQSEARSVDGQPVAVTTPEKRTKVNENIGQAGIRIDLSRIGGK; translated from the coding sequence ATGCTTGACGCTGCCCTAATCCAACAATGCGCCGACCCCTCCTTAGCATCCACGATCGTCGAGCAGTTCGTGACAGCCGCTGGGTCGGCCGACCCCCTTGCCGTCACAGTCAAATCAGACGGCCGGTTGATTCTAGTTCCGAAGGCAACGTCGGCCGACGAAGCCATGGCGATCGTTCGGCAGTATGTTGAGCAAGCTGAGGTTCGCGTCGGCCTGACCCAGTTTCCAGCCGGTGTCGGCGTGAAGGAGGCAGCCGATCTGACGCTGGATTTGGTGGATACCTGCGAGAACCTGCGCAAGGGCACGACGATGTTCGCCAAGGTCCTGCGCATTGTTGCTAGATGGTACGGCAATCCGAAGAGCGATGACGTCTTCCGCCAGATTTTCGAAGATGCGCTCTATGCCTGGAAGACCGGGGAATTCGAAGGAGTGCGTGTATTTCAAGCGCAGGATCCAGGAGCCTCCATCGAATTGCCTCGGCAAAGCGAAGCGCGTTCCGTCGATGGACAACCAGTCGCCGTGACCACTCCCGAGAAGCGGACGAAGGTGAATGAGAATATTGGTCAAGCCGGAATTCGGATCGATCTTTCGAGGATTGGAGGCAAATAA
- a CDS encoding helix-turn-helix transcriptional regulator, giving the protein MEIREVFARNLKAARQAKGLSQEELAFRAGIDRTYISSLERSVYNASIDVVDRLATVLGVEASELLKRRPETKIKPLG; this is encoded by the coding sequence ATGGAGATTCGAGAGGTGTTTGCACGGAATCTGAAAGCTGCGCGTCAAGCCAAAGGCCTGTCGCAAGAAGAGCTTGCGTTTCGGGCAGGTATCGATCGAACTTATATCAGTTCTCTGGAGCGCAGTGTCTATAATGCAAGCATCGACGTCGTCGATCGCCTGGCGACGGTCTTAGGTGTTGAGGCGTCTGAATTGCTGAAACGTCGGCCTGAGACAAAAATTAAGCCATTGGGATGA